In Chryseobacterium shigense, the following proteins share a genomic window:
- a CDS encoding M13 family metallopeptidase, which yields MKKLNITLLAIASLLAFETVQAQKSGPNATSVASAGNDPGLDISFMDTSVRPQDDFYNFVNGKWMKTAKIPSDRSRWGSFDQVRESTDNNAISILNSLLKDKFADGSEGKKIQNLYLTYMDMDKRNKDGISPLKENLSKIDAIKTVADLNQYLTAATKQGDNPFYGWGVSADLADSKMNAVYLGGGALGMGRDYYQKVNEKNTEAIKEYTIYIASMLNVLGYKNSQEAAGKIVDFEKSIAKTLLTNEQIRDINLQNNPRTMAELSALVKNADLPAYLKKVGVQTDKVIIEELNYYKNLDNILVPQNINVIKDYLKFNLLSGNAASLTQQLDEMRFGFYGKYLRGQKEQRALNKRGYELINGSLGEAFGKLYVEKYFPAEAKAQMVELIDYLKKSFTQHINNLTWMSSTTKEKALTKLNKFTVKVAYPDKWKDYSKLTILSEAQGGSLYKNLQNISEWQYQQALDKVGKPVDKSRWGMSPQTVNAYYNPQNNEIVFPAAILQPPFFNPKADPAVNFGGIGGAIGHEMTHGFDDSGAQFDAEGNLTDWWTPEDKANFEKATKSLAAQYDKYEPVKGTFVNGTFTNGENIADLGGVNIAYDALQMYLKDKGNPGKISGYSQDQRFFLSWATVWRSLYTEAALVNQIKTNEHTPGMYRAFAPLVNTEAFYKAFDLKAGDKLYKKPEERVKIW from the coding sequence ATGAAAAAACTTAACATCACCTTATTGGCTATTGCCTCTTTATTAGCCTTTGAAACAGTTCAGGCTCAAAAATCCGGGCCTAATGCAACATCGGTAGCCTCTGCCGGAAATGATCCGGGACTGGACATATCCTTTATGGATACATCGGTACGTCCGCAGGACGATTTCTATAATTTTGTAAACGGAAAGTGGATGAAAACAGCCAAAATTCCTTCCGACCGTTCCAGATGGGGAAGTTTCGACCAGGTTAGAGAAAGTACGGACAATAATGCAATCTCTATTTTAAATTCGCTTCTGAAAGATAAGTTTGCAGATGGAAGTGAAGGCAAAAAGATACAGAATCTGTATCTGACCTATATGGATATGGATAAAAGAAATAAGGACGGAATCTCTCCTTTAAAAGAGAATCTTTCTAAAATAGATGCCATTAAAACTGTTGCAGATCTGAACCAATATCTTACAGCAGCTACAAAACAGGGTGACAATCCTTTTTACGGCTGGGGAGTGAGCGCAGATCTTGCAGACTCTAAAATGAATGCTGTATATCTTGGTGGCGGTGCCCTGGGAATGGGCCGTGACTATTATCAGAAAGTCAATGAAAAGAATACGGAAGCCATTAAAGAATATACAATATATATAGCTTCAATGCTGAATGTTCTGGGGTATAAAAATTCCCAGGAAGCCGCCGGAAAAATCGTTGATTTTGAAAAATCCATTGCCAAAACTCTGCTCACTAACGAACAGATCCGCGATATCAATCTTCAGAACAATCCGAGAACAATGGCTGAACTTTCTGCTTTGGTTAAAAATGCAGACCTTCCTGCTTACCTTAAAAAAGTCGGGGTACAGACAGATAAAGTAATTATTGAGGAACTTAATTATTATAAAAATCTTGACAACATTCTTGTACCACAGAACATCAATGTAATCAAAGATTACTTAAAATTCAATCTCTTATCCGGAAATGCAGCTTCCCTGACACAGCAGCTGGATGAAATGAGATTCGGTTTCTATGGCAAATATCTTCGTGGCCAGAAAGAGCAGAGAGCTTTAAACAAAAGAGGCTATGAACTAATTAATGGAAGCTTGGGAGAAGCATTCGGGAAGTTATATGTTGAAAAATATTTCCCTGCCGAAGCCAAAGCACAGATGGTGGAACTGATTGATTATTTGAAGAAAAGTTTTACCCAGCATATCAATAATTTAACATGGATGTCTTCCACCACAAAGGAAAAAGCATTGACGAAACTTAATAAGTTCACTGTAAAAGTAGCTTATCCGGACAAATGGAAAGATTATTCCAAGCTTACTATCTTATCTGAAGCACAGGGCGGAAGTTTATATAAAAACCTTCAGAATATTTCCGAATGGCAGTACCAGCAGGCTCTTGACAAAGTAGGAAAGCCGGTTGATAAATCCAGATGGGGTATGTCTCCGCAAACGGTAAATGCTTATTACAACCCACAAAACAACGAGATTGTTTTCCCTGCCGCTATTCTTCAGCCGCCATTCTTTAACCCAAAAGCGGATCCTGCGGTGAATTTTGGAGGTATCGGAGGGGCAATAGGACATGAGATGACCCACGGCTTTGATGATTCCGGAGCACAGTTTGATGCAGAGGGAAATCTTACGGACTGGTGGACTCCCGAGGATAAAGCCAACTTTGAAAAAGCTACAAAATCTCTTGCAGCACAATATGACAAGTATGAGCCTGTAAAAGGAACTTTTGTAAACGGAACCTTTACCAACGGGGAAAATATTGCTGATCTGGGAGGTGTAAACATAGCATATGATGCTTTGCAGATGTATTTAAAGGATAAAGGAAACCCTGGAAAGATAAGTGGTTACAGTCAGGATCAGAGATTTTTCCTGAGCTGGGCAACGGTTTGGAGATCGCTTTATACGGAAGCAGCTTTGGTAAACCAGATCAAAACTAATGAGCATACACCAGGGATGTACAGAGCTTTTGCACCTTTAGTGAATACGGAAGCGTTCTATAAAGCTTTTGACTTAAAGGCCGGTGATAAGCTTTATAAGAAACCTGAAGAAAGGGTAAAAATCTGGTAA
- a CDS encoding TonB-dependent receptor yields MVRIFLLLLTLTLTFFSSLFSAQGTQNFSLSGNINGEKTEQMEINLFDSGNALVKTEIAEQNGKFTFNDLKEGSYRLKISKNGTEVYQSDNIQIAENKTLAPIDLNVKSIEGVTITKTKPYIERQEGKMILNVENSIASTGNSAFEVLEKAPGVNVDSNDNISLRGKGNLLVQIDGKNTPMTGTDLAAYLRGIPSSTVEKIEFITNPSSKYDAAGTSIINIKLKKDQRKGTNGSISTSLGTGKFIKNNNSFSINHRNKKVNIFANYSFAYREFYNHLVLDRNFYTGDTFDKAYLQDNFLKFNFRNHIAKTGMDYYMNDKNVLGFSIGFVSNKFDPKGDNSSLILGNDHLPDGSFTTKNRSHDHWKNISFNLNHKYTIDSLGSEITTDFDYINYSNASLQNFETRNYEKSANLKTLDILQGDIDGNLNIYSLKSDLTKNLKDKWKLEAGIKTSFVKADNDLKFFNASSGVPELDLNKTNHFIYEENINALYGNVSKKWEKFSATFGLRAENTNVTGTQLTTSQVNKKNYTQLFPSAVFSYDVTDKSNLEINFSRRITRPSYNQLNPFKFYLDPTTYKAGNPDLNPQTTMNYELTYSMNSKYFATLSYSKTKNNITDVIKPVTENGENITVQTNENLNSASYFGLYLIAPVKVARWWDMNNSANFYYGSYTGNVSGTQINNKGNFTFSLNSINSFKLGNGFSAELTGNYQAREIYAYMDVKPNWYLNIGAQKKFKNNSTLKFSFNDIFFTSNPKAQTTFNNYVENFVVKRDSRVATISYTYNFGSSKNGQPRKTGGADDLKQRIGA; encoded by the coding sequence ATGGTCAGAATATTTTTACTTTTACTAACATTGACACTGACTTTTTTCAGCAGCCTGTTCTCAGCACAGGGTACACAAAATTTTTCACTGTCGGGAAATATTAACGGAGAAAAAACCGAGCAAATGGAAATCAACCTGTTTGATTCCGGAAATGCACTGGTAAAAACAGAAATTGCGGAACAGAATGGAAAATTCACCTTTAATGATCTTAAAGAAGGAAGCTATCGTTTAAAGATCAGTAAAAACGGAACCGAAGTCTATCAATCGGATAATATCCAGATAGCGGAAAACAAAACGCTCGCTCCTATTGATCTTAATGTAAAATCTATTGAAGGAGTAACCATCACAAAAACAAAGCCTTATATTGAACGTCAGGAAGGCAAAATGATCCTTAACGTTGAAAACAGCATTGCCAGTACCGGAAACTCTGCCTTTGAGGTACTTGAGAAAGCCCCGGGAGTTAATGTGGACAGCAATGATAACATCAGCCTCAGGGGAAAAGGAAACCTTCTGGTACAGATCGATGGAAAAAACACACCGATGACGGGAACTGATCTGGCAGCGTATCTGCGCGGAATTCCTTCATCAACCGTAGAAAAAATAGAATTCATCACCAATCCGTCTTCAAAATATGATGCGGCCGGAACTTCCATCATTAACATCAAATTAAAAAAAGACCAGCGGAAAGGAACAAACGGAAGTATCTCAACTTCCCTGGGAACGGGAAAATTCATCAAAAATAATAACAGTTTCAGCATTAACCACCGAAATAAAAAGGTGAACATTTTTGCAAATTACAGTTTTGCGTACAGGGAATTTTATAATCATCTTGTTCTGGACAGGAATTTTTATACCGGTGATACTTTCGACAAAGCCTATCTGCAGGATAACTTTTTAAAATTCAATTTCAGGAATCACATTGCCAAAACAGGAATGGATTATTATATGAATGATAAAAATGTCTTAGGCTTTTCCATAGGTTTTGTAAGCAATAAATTTGATCCGAAAGGTGATAATTCAAGCTTAATATTGGGGAATGATCATCTTCCTGACGGCAGTTTTACCACAAAGAACCGTTCTCATGACCATTGGAAGAATATTTCATTCAACCTGAATCATAAATATACAATTGATTCTCTGGGATCAGAAATCACCACGGATTTTGACTATATCAACTACTCAAATGCTTCACTTCAGAATTTTGAAACAAGGAATTATGAAAAATCCGCAAATCTGAAGACCCTTGATATTCTGCAGGGTGATATTGATGGAAACCTGAATATTTATTCTTTAAAATCTGATTTAACGAAAAATCTTAAAGACAAATGGAAACTGGAAGCCGGCATCAAAACGAGTTTTGTAAAAGCAGATAATGACCTGAAATTCTTCAATGCAAGTTCAGGCGTTCCGGAACTGGATCTTAACAAAACCAATCATTTTATCTACGAGGAAAATATTAATGCTTTGTACGGAAATGTTTCTAAAAAATGGGAAAAGTTCAGTGCTACATTCGGCTTAAGGGCTGAAAATACCAATGTAACGGGAACACAGCTCACCACCAGCCAGGTGAACAAAAAGAATTACACGCAACTGTTTCCAAGTGCAGTTTTCTCTTATGATGTAACTGATAAAAGCAACCTGGAAATCAATTTCAGCAGGAGAATTACAAGGCCAAGCTACAATCAGCTGAATCCTTTCAAATTTTACCTGGACCCTACCACCTATAAGGCAGGAAATCCTGATCTGAACCCGCAGACAACAATGAATTATGAGCTGACCTACAGCATGAACAGTAAATATTTTGCGACATTAAGCTACAGTAAAACGAAAAACAACATTACAGACGTGATTAAACCCGTTACGGAAAACGGGGAAAATATCACAGTTCAGACGAATGAAAACTTAAATTCTGCATCGTATTTCGGGCTTTACCTGATTGCTCCGGTAAAAGTGGCCAGGTGGTGGGATATGAACAACAGCGCCAATTTTTACTACGGGTCTTATACAGGAAATGTTTCGGGAACACAGATCAACAATAAAGGGAATTTTACTTTTAGCCTTAACAGCATCAATTCTTTTAAACTTGGAAACGGTTTCAGCGCAGAGCTTACCGGAAATTACCAGGCAAGGGAAATATATGCTTATATGGATGTAAAACCGAACTGGTACCTGAACATCGGGGCTCAGAAGAAATTTAAAAATAACAGCACACTGAAATTCTCTTTCAATGATATTTTCTTCACAAGCAATCCGAAGGCACAGACAACCTTCAATAATTATGTGGAAAACTTTGTGGTGAAAAGGGATTCCCGTGTAGCAACCATTTCTTATACCTACAATTTCGGTTCTTCTAAAAACGGGCAGCCAAGAAAAACCGGTGGCGCAGATGATCTGAAACAGAGAATCGGAGCATAA
- a CDS encoding MarR family winged helix-turn-helix transcriptional regulator produces the protein MEKLNSIIFYNIDKAIRSYRNYAQRQLKANGFTITIDQWLIIKAILENPGITQNEIGDLVFKDNASVTRIIDIMVKSQYVIRKTHTEDRRKTNLEVTESGVKIIKDVQKIVEGNRKKALDNITKEELEIMNNALLKISENCINPKK, from the coding sequence ATGGAGAAATTAAATTCAATCATATTCTACAATATAGATAAAGCAATCAGATCATACAGAAATTATGCACAGCGCCAGCTTAAAGCTAACGGTTTTACTATTACAATTGACCAATGGCTGATCATCAAAGCAATTTTGGAAAACCCGGGGATTACTCAGAATGAGATAGGAGATCTGGTTTTTAAGGATAATGCTTCGGTGACAAGGATTATTGACATCATGGTGAAATCGCAATATGTGATCCGTAAAACCCATACTGAAGACCGGAGGAAAACCAATCTCGAGGTAACAGAATCCGGAGTAAAGATCATTAAAGATGTGCAAAAAATTGTAGAAGGCAACAGAAAAAAAGCCTTAGACAACATAACAAAAGAAGAGCTGGAAATTATGAATAATGCCTTGCTCAAAATATCCGAAAACTGTATCAACCCTAAAAAATAA